The Chitinophagales bacterium region CCATCTATTCCCATTCCGTTATCCAGCGTTAGTTTTAAATCTACGTCTTTCAACTGTATGGTTCCGCTTTTAAACAATGAACTAAAGAAATCGAACTCGGTGCTATCGTTGGCAATAATTGTATCGCGCCCTGCGTAACCTTTTATGTAGTTAGGTGCAATATTTTTTAAATCGTAGCGAATAATAAGGCTGTCTTTTAAGGAAAGTGTTCTAAGCTCGCCCGATGAGTCTATTCTGGCTTTAATGGTTTGTGTATAAGTATTGAACTTATCGCCATTTTTACCACTCAAATCAATTGAATATCCTGAAATATCAAACTCTTTATCTATGGTAGAAGAGCCCCCAGGAGGAGCTGGTGGCACGGTTGTAAACTCTTTCAGTGGTTTTCCATATTTATCAAAAGCGCCTTCTAGTGTGTATTCCAAATACAATTGCTCTTGTACAGTGCTGGTTACATAAATTTTAAGTTTTCCTGTGCGGCAATCAATGTAAGTAAGCCTGCGATCGCCCATTTTCTGGGTAATTTCTTCGGTAAGCGCAACCACATCTTGCGTTGGAAACACGGCAGTGGCTTCTTCTATACGCAAATCGTACATTCTTAAATAGGCTTCTAAATAATCGGTAGTATCAATATACACTTGCTGTCCGTTACTGCCGGGAGAATTCAAATCTTTCAATTCAAACGAAAGGCTGTTGCTCATAGATTTTCCCGAAATATCAATGGTTTTAAAGATACTGTCTTTAGCACCCACGTATGGAATATATTCGGTAAGCACTACTGTATTGGTTTTTAAATCCTTTACTTCTATAGTGGCACTCGAAATGGGTATTGGGTAAAAGTTTCTTACAATCATGTCTATGGAACCGGTTTTTAGTTTGGCATTATCAAACATAAGCGAAGCATCAAAAACGGTAGGCGGGGCCGATAAGCCATTGATGGGCGGAATTATTCTATACTGCTGATGCGAGTTAATAATAAAATTGCCAAATGCCTGCGAAGTGGCATCGGGGCTTGCTTTCAACTGATTAGCCATTTGCCCCAATGTGGTTTTGTAAAAAATCAATTGGTTGGGCAGGCGCAGCGAATCTAAACGGAAGGTGGTGCCGATAAACGTATCGGGAATGTTTATTATTTGCTTTGCCAAACTAAATTCGTAAATCTGTTTATTGTAAGTTAGCAACAGCGAGTTATCGCTTTGCTTTTTTACCAGTGTGGTATCCTTTACAATATTTTCAATAGAAAGGCTCGAAGAAGCAATGGGCACCAGCAGTTCTGTATCCCAATTAGAACTTCTATCTTTCTTACAGTTGCTTAAAAGAACCGTAAATAATAAACCCAAAATAGCGTAACTGATTTTTTTCATCGCAATAACTTAATGCAAATAAAACTTTTGTTAGAAAAACCTCCACATTCAATTGTTAATTTATATCTATCCGAGTATAAGAATCTGTCTGCTGCACTTACACTATGTGAGCAATAAACTTATTGAGAGGCTGCGTAAAAAGCACTAAACCTATTTTCTATGTAGATTTTGAATATGTGGCAGATATTACCCAATAAAAACAACCGCTGTTAGAAAACCTTTTCTCTTACAGCGGTTGTTGGTGTTTTATGTAATTGCTTTGTATTTTTTTTATTCTACTACCAGCTTAAAACTTTTGCTGTTGATGTTTACAAAATAGATACCTGCTTGCAGGCTTGGTGTGGCAATGCTGTTTTCTCCAATTACTAAAGTGCCTTGCTGTATGGTTCTGCCTTGCATATCGTGTAAAAAATATGTACCGTTTTGCGTTGCATGTATAGTAAACCGGTTATCTACTACCGGATTTGGATAAAGCTTAAATGCCAATGCTTCCATATCGTTTATGCCTGAAGTTATTTGTGTGCAGCTATACTCTTTACGAGTGTGAGTAGCATAGTATGAACTTACATCATTCCAATCGGAATAACTATCGCTAGCAGTTAAATCACTCTGTGTATTATACTCATAGGTATTTTTTGAATTATTCACCCAACTGCTGTTGCCACTATTCCATGTTTGAGAAATCTCTTGTGTTAGCTTGTTGTTTCCATTGTAGCTGTAATCATATTTACTACTATTCACCCAAGTGCTGCTGCCGCTATTCCATGTTTGAGAAATCTCTTGAGTTCGGTTGTTGTTCGCATCATAACTGAAATCTGTTTTACTATTATTTACCCAACTGCTGCTGCCACTATTCCATGTTTGATAAATCGCTTGAGTTTGCTTGTTGTTCCCATCATAGCTGTAATCTCTTTTACTACTATTCACCCAGGTGCTGCTGTTCCATGCTTGATAAATCTCTTGTGTTCGGTTGTTGTTCCCATCATAGCTGTAATTTCTTTTACTACTATTCACCCAAGTGCTGCTGCCACTGTTCCACGTTTGCAAAATATATTGGATTCGGTTGTTGTTCCCATCATAACTGTAATCTTCTTTACTATTGTTCTTCCAAGTGTTGCTGCCGCTGTTCCACGCTTGAGTAATATATTGGATTTGGTTGTTGTTCCCATCATAGCTGTAACTAAGTTTAGTTTGGTTCACCCAACTGCCGCTGTTCCACGTTTGATAAATATATTGTATTAGGTTGTTGTTTCCATTGTAGCTGTAATCAGATTTAGACTCATTTACCCAACTGCTGCTGCCAGTATTCCATGATTGTTGAACCTCTTGAGTTTTGTTGTTGTTCCCATCATAACTGTAATCATATTTATTATAATTCACCCAAGTGCTGCTGCTCCACGTTTGATAAATATATTGTGTTTGGTTGCTGTTCCCATCATAGCTGTAATTTCTTTTACTACTATTCACCCAACTGCCGCTGCCAGTATTCCACGTTTGATAAAGAAGTTGAGTTTGGTTGTTGTTCCCATCATAGCTGTAATCATATTTATAATCATTCACCCAACTGCTGCTACTGCTGTTCCACTTTTGATAAAGCTCTTGAGTTCGGTTGTTGTTTGCATCATAGCTGTTTATCTGCCTGCCGGATTGTTCTTTTATATTGGTTCCGGTTATAAAGGTGTATTGGTTTACAGTATCTACTCTGCATGTTGCAAAAACTGCCTGGGTTACCAATAGGGTTAATAGTAAATTTGTTAGTTTCATCATCAATATTTTCATTTCTTGTAAAAATAGATTTTTTTTAAAAAATATTAGCCATAGGAGCATATTTTAAAAAAGTAGTAATACGCTATAAATTGAATATTGCCCTTACAAAAAAACACAGAGAGCACTTCGCTAGAATTGATGATTACGCAATTGATGTATCTTAGAAAATATACAGCGTAGTTTGAGTTTATTGAGAGGCAAAAGTTTGTAACCCTAAAGCCTCCCAACATCCTCCACTACCATTTCTTTGAACCTATTTTGAAAAAAATTGGGGGCTGTGTTGTTAATTCATGTCGGCATAATCTTTAAGATACAAAAACGGCTCATTCAGTTTTCCCTTATTCACAATAGTTGCATGGTGAATTACCGGATGGTTTCCTTGTAAAATCTTAGGTATAATTCTGCTAATGAGCATATTGCCAAAATCTTCTGAAGCATCGCGCGGCAATTCATTCGGTAAATTATCTATTGCCATAACATCTATCACTTCTTTTGTAAATGGCGGTGCAATGCTAGCGGTGCCGGGCTGGTAGCCGTAGTACGGCTCTGCAATGGTAGAAGCTCTCAATGTGCTGGGCACAGAAGCATCGGGCGCAATATCGCAAGTAATATCGGCTATTTGAGCAATACGAAAATCGGCTGCGTTCATTTGTTCTTTACTAAAAAACACAGGAATGCGTTTATCCCAATAAATGCCATTTATGAATAAGTCGGTAACTTTTGTAAAAGGATAAAAAGCGCTATGGTAAAGTTCCGGGTTTTTATGATAGTCTTCGGAGTTAAACTCATCCAAACCATCGCGGTAAAAAAGGTGTTTACTTTCTAACTGAGCATACACCGGCTCATTAAACTCCCTTCGCAGCAAATCCGAAGGTTCCACTTTTTTTATACCGCTAAGCTCCAATAAAAATGCGGCACCTTCGCTTACGCGTCCTGTGCCTGTAAGTACAATATTTATAGGCGGCAACTTCATTTTAGAAAGTTCCTTTTGAGCTTCGGCAAAATTATGGCATTCACTCATTTGCCTAATGGTAAAAGCGCCCGAGCGCAACCCTACCATGCGCAAAGCATGGTAAGCACCCACTATGCCGGCCCAGCGGCCAAAAGCTATAATACGCTTACCTTTAGTATCCTTTAAACACTCGTAATCTATAAGCGAAGATTGCTGCTTCATAAAGGCTTGTAGCAACTTCTTGTTATGCGGCTGTTTCTTAATAGTGTGCGAAAAAATAAGGTATGTTTTATCGGGCAAAATATATTCTACCGGAATCTCTTTTACACCCAATAAATAATCGCATCCACTTAAATCTTCGCGCACGGGCACACCCTGCCAGCGGTACTCATCGTTGGTATAGCAGCGATGGTCGCTGGGTTGCACGGCAATCCACAATTCGGGATGCTCTTCCATCAGCATGCGGCATTGCGATGGCGTAAGCGGCACTCGGTTATCTTTGGGGCTTTTTTCTTCGCGTATAATTCCAATTTTCATGTGCTGTTTGTATTGCGCAACAAACGTACACAAATTCCGCTTCACCGTGTTTTACTGTAATTGCCTCTTTTAAAGTATCGAGCAAGCAAATTATCTATTTTAGGAGAATGAACTCGGTAGTATTACCTTCGTTATATTCTTCCGTTTCTCTAATCAAATTACTCATGATGCGATTAAAAATTCTACTGCCCATTTTAGCACTCGCTGCCTGCAACCAACACAGCGGCAATAGCTCTTCTCAAAATAGTTTGGCAAACAATACCAGTAGTAAAGAATACAAAGAAAATAGCACTCCAAGCAATCAGCAAAACTGGCAAAAGCTAAAGATGTTTTCCTTTCGCGACCAATCCGGAAATACCGTTGCTGAAATGCCTTTTCCCGAAACAT contains the following coding sequences:
- a CDS encoding alanine dehydrogenase, producing the protein MKIGIIREEKSPKDNRVPLTPSQCRMLMEEHPELWIAVQPSDHRCYTNDEYRWQGVPVREDLSGCDYLLGVKEIPVEYILPDKTYLIFSHTIKKQPHNKKLLQAFMKQQSSLIDYECLKDTKGKRIIAFGRWAGIVGAYHALRMVGLRSGAFTIRQMSECHNFAEAQKELSKMKLPPINIVLTGTGRVSEGAAFLLELSGIKKVEPSDLLRREFNEPVYAQLESKHLFYRDGLDEFNSEDYHKNPELYHSAFYPFTKVTDLFINGIYWDKRIPVFFSKEQMNAADFRIAQIADITCDIAPDASVPSTLRASTIAEPYYGYQPGTASIAPPFTKEVIDVMAIDNLPNELPRDASEDFGNMLISRIIPKILQGNHPVIHHATIVNKGKLNEPFLYLKDYADMN
- a CDS encoding DUF3836 domain-containing protein — encoded protein: MMKLTNLLLTLLVTQAVFATCRVDTVNQYTFITGTNIKEQSGRQINSYDANNNRTQELYQKWNSSSSSWVNDYKYDYSYDGNNNQTQLLYQTWNTGSGSWVNSSKRNYSYDGNSNQTQYIYQTWSSSTWVNYNKYDYSYDGNNNKTQEVQQSWNTGSSSWVNESKSDYSYNGNNNLIQYIYQTWNSGSWVNQTKLSYSYDGNNNQIQYITQAWNSGSNTWKNNSKEDYSYDGNNNRIQYILQTWNSGSSTWVNSSKRNYSYDGNNNRTQEIYQAWNSSTWVNSSKRDYSYDGNNKQTQAIYQTWNSGSSSWVNNSKTDFSYDANNNRTQEISQTWNSGSSTWVNSSKYDYSYNGNNKLTQEISQTWNSGNSSWVNNSKNTYEYNTQSDLTASDSYSDWNDVSSYYATHTRKEYSCTQITSGINDMEALAFKLYPNPVVDNRFTIHATQNGTYFLHDMQGRTIQQGTLVIGENSIATPSLQAGIYFVNINSKSFKLVVE